Within Engraulis encrasicolus isolate BLACKSEA-1 chromosome 8, IST_EnEncr_1.0, whole genome shotgun sequence, the genomic segment AAAAATCTCAGCAAGTTTTAGTTGCTATAACAAATGGATCTGTGAACTAAAATGACCTAAAACAACAATGCAGAGTACATTAagtttaacagtagcctattggtttTTGGGCCTTCACGGCATCGTTTGAAATGGAGAATGCTGGGAAATAACAGTGTAATTGATTAATTTAACTGATTCATGataattatttaatttaattgatcaattatataggcctaatgcactTTAACTTTCTTCAAGTCTTAGGCCTATAAAGCTCAGGACGTGGCTCATCTCCCCATGACCACCATAATGAAGCAAAAATACTTAGGCTCTCAGACAGGTTAGGAGgcaggccagggatgtcaaattcATTTTGGTTCAGAGGCATGCAGCCAAGTGGGCTGGACCAATAACGTAATTGGGAAAGATCCCAGATTTCTGCTACAGCTATTGCAATCACAGCCTGCTTCTGCTATTGCAATCACATGCTAGTCAATGATTCTCTTCAAGTCTGGGGCCAGATTAAACCATATGGCGGTCTGCATCTGGCCCCTGGGCCTTATATGTTTGACACCTCTGGGTTAGGCAGATCAATAACCTTTTCATTAGCAGTTATATAGGCCAACAGATTGTCAAGTCCCCAATTCAGACATCATGTGACTGaatgttattacctccgccaaggaggtaatgttttcggtcgcgttggtttgtctgtttgtttgtcagcagcataacttaAGAACTAATCAccagatttggacgaaactttgtggagttgttgataatgacccaacaagtgattaaattctggtggtgattcggatcacgaaccggaaccaggactttttaaaagattctgtcagcaggataactcaaaaactcatcaactgatttggatgaaactttgtggagttgttagtaatgacgcaaggaacaagtgattacattttggtggtgatccgcatcacgaaccggaaccaggacttttaaaaagattcttcaccattgctggcctatatatctagacgcccctagtgaccagaaattgatttCCTAAAAACATGCATGGTACAGTATGGGCCATCTTATCCCCTTGGCTCTTTGTACTCCACCCTCCCATCCACTTGGCCTAATATCAAAGAGACCTAATATCCCGCATAGGCTATAAATAGCCCtaacataaatgtaaacaaaagaatGGTAGAAAGACAGATACCACTGACTGTTTGTCCCATCCAAAGTTATATAGACTAGAGATAGTCAACTGgttcatttatttattagctGGTTAGCTTCATAGGCCTCAATTCACTCTGACCCTAAACAAAAACAGTCAATATaaaccatcttttttttttcattatattATATGACATGACATTCATTCTTTTTGTCCAGAGGCCACACATTTGTAATGCAGTTCTTTATTTTGAACAACTGGCTTCTCAAACAGACCTCATCACTTGACCAGCACAGAGGAAGCGGACGGGAAGCATGGGGTCAGCCCATTGGTCAGTCAGCCCATTAGTCAGAcaatcccattggtccgacatccCATTAGAGTTTCATCTATTTCCTAAAAATGGTTTTCCGTTACATTTGTGTCACGCTGTGCTGCTCGTCCCTCATCTGGAGTCCCCCCTTTGTGCACGCCGCACAAGGAGAATCCCACCCACGCTCTCAATTTACCAACGTTATGCTCAGCCAGTTACTTGCATCTCTCTACTGTGCATAGTCAGACAAATGAGACTTTGGACTAATGGGCTCTCCGACCAATGACATAGAACCAAGAAGCATGGCACGTGATTTACACAGCTTACAAAAGAAAAGACAGCCTAACAACGAACATTAAAACTAACTCAGACATGAGTTGCTGTTAAActacaaatacattttttgtATATGGCCAAAATGTGACACGTTCGACTGATATCCACAGGTATTTTACAGAGGAGTGATAATGCATAGTTTGTTAAGGGGAAAATGACGACCCGTGGACTTGTTGACAGAATATTCCCCTAGCAAATCTGATGATAATATTCAATGATCATCAATAGTGAGTAAAGCAAAGCTGTGAAGACGCTTTATCACTGATTGAAGTAACACATTTCAATGCATAACATTCAAAAAGgaactaaataaataaaacgtggtctgaaaaaaatatttttttaaaacaggagaCACAAAGTAAAATCAGTAACACATAATAAATGTTACATTTATTCAGATACACACGGCTGTTAAAGAATAGCTTAgttctttttacatttttcttcatttatttgaGGATTCTAAACAAAAATGTACAGGTTTAACATATGCATCAGATATTAGGTCCCATCACATTTGTAATTGTTTTGTAATGTTTTCTTTGTCATCAAAAACAACCTACTGTATTATGCTGTGAGGTCTATAAAGACCTACAAGGCTATATACACATGGTGCAAACATTATTATCAGTGAGTGCATGGCCACTTTGCTACAATATGTCTGGCATCATAGAAATTCACTGAAAAATTACAAATTAAATGGTGAATACACAAAATGAGGCTGAAGAACCGCATCTTTCTCTGAgataaagtacactttgactttgaaagATGAAAGTGTTCCTCTGTGATAAGAGCACCTGAGAACAAGAACATTGTTTCAAGAAAGTGCACACAGGGTACTCATATTTTCAATTTCAACAGTAGAGTATATAATttactagtttatttccagaaattatGCTGCCTTATCACACATGGTTTCTTTATCATGAATATCATCGATCAGTATAATTTTCTGGTATTCGTTTGACCTGTaaatttacacttttcatacatgaaaagaaaaATCTGTTCCGTGTCCTCCAATTTTAATATCCAATCATGGTTGGGTGGGTGGTTTTGGCTGCAAAGCTTTGGTCAAAACAGTAAAGATTAGTTTATGACTTAGAAAATACTAATAAAAAGAAGAACACTGTGAATTGGCCGCATACATTTcaaaaacaaactacaaacattacATACTTTACCTTTAAGGATAAAGGGTTCTAATTAaaggggatgttttgaaaatccTACAGTGCACTGCCTCGGAAGCGTACAACTACTCACAATAATATTTGGATAGCTATGCATCCTTCTAAGCAAACAGCGATAGCAGCATCTAATTGGCAAGGGACAGATATATGTCATAAGCAGATTCCCTCCAAAAGTCATTGCTCACACTTCCATCATAACTGTATACATTTGAAAGGTGTTTTTTTTCAATACAAGTTCATTTCTATTTTAGTATATATTCCTTGGAATGAAGTGTATACATATTTGAGAGAAGTTGCTCGGCTTTAATAAAGGGAGGGTAGAGTAGCATGTCTCTGCTTAatatagtatactgtacatagtctGTATGCCTCTTTGAAAAGCGAGCAAGGGTAGTCTCTTTGGTGTACAAAATCCccaggtttttttttacagttttaaaACGTTTAAGTTGGACATTCTTTCTCATTACTCTggtctttttcagtgtgtgtgtgtgtgtgtgtgtgtgtgtgtgtgtgtgtgtgtgtgtgtgtgtgtgtgtgtgtgtgtgtgtgtgtgtgtgtgtgtgtgtgtgtgtgtgtgtgtgtgtgtgtgtgtgtgcgtttcttgcCCTCATCTAAATGGTAGCACTTCATTAAAGCTGCTCTCAGCACATCTGCCTGCTGTCCAGCTGAATAACCTCAAGGCTGTATTGATTAGGAAGTACCggactgggggaaaaatagggcccgggcacatttggcttaaaggggcccctcataattagcggcgcagatcTGACTCACCAGTAGGCCCCGCACCCTCCTAGActaatattttcagaaatgtaaaaaaaatatacacatatatacatatttttatatctctgaaaaaaggggcccacgagggagcGGGTGCCCAACTGGAAATGCCCtgctatgctagatggccagtccagccctcttGATTAGGAAGTACGGGGCGGCAGAAACACTGTGCTGGGGGAGGGAAGTGCTGGCTATTTCCATTCTGCTTGGTGGTGCATAGATTCAAAGACAGCGAATTAGAGGAATGAAGACATTTCTGTAGCTCtcgtgctctctgtctctgtctcattttACCGACAACTCCACATAATTGGTTCGCCAGCAAGGTAGCAATGGTACAGGCACATAGGAACATGTCCCCACCTGGACAGGGTAAAGGGGAGACCTCACACCTGAATGATACTTTTTAAAAACACACCGCGGTTCACTGTAAAATATAATCTTTTATATTTAATGAGTGGTTCGGATTGCATTACTGCGCTTAGACATGAGACTATATGGTAAGGGGTAATGAAGTTATAAACTTTTTTTTGTCATACCATTATTTAGTTGTTGATTGCTCTATTGAGTACTGAATCAGAACTCACCATGCAAACCAAGACACCCACAAAGTGGAGATAGCAGAGTCTGCagattctgtctgtctctgtctgtctggctagctgtctctctctcgatctctctcgacGAGACAAACAATACACCCATCACAGGGAATGGTGGCACATAATAGAAGTGACAATATACTGGAGTACTAGTGACCCTTTCAAGTGGGACAGTCAGAACTTTGCGCGGTGCTACCTCCACTTTCCTCTCTCGGAAGGTCAAAGGCTGCAGAGGAATTGTGGGAGGGGCTGGAGCAGGACATGTTTGAAGAGCGACTCTGGGTGTCGTCCTCCGCCTCTGCCCTCACTGGCTGCTTTCCCCTGTTGGCTttctcccgctcctcctcctcctcctcctcctcctcttgctcctgctcctccttccgAGTCGACTGTCTCCTCCGCATCTTTGGCTCCTCCATGGTCCACATGCTCTCGCTCTCGTCCTCCTTGCCCTGCACCGCTCTGTCGAAGTCCAGCAACTCCTCGACCATCTCCTCGATCTCCGTCTCGCCGTCCATCTCGCCCTCCGCCTCCGACCGCAGCTCGCCCGTGCTCTCTGTCCGGTTGGTGTCGTCTCCCTCGTCGTCCTCCTCGTCCAAGCCCGTCCTACGCTCGGGCGCCTCGCTGGCCTGGCTCTCCCCGAACTCCAGGATGGTGGGCAGGTTGCCCTGCTTGGGGCAGCGCTTGCGCAGGCTGACCAGCAGGGGTTGCGGCAGGGAGAAGATGTCCACGTTGTTGCCCAGGTCAATCCAGGTGACGCTGGGGAAGCTGTCGGGGTCCTTCAGCGCCTCCGTCAGCTCCTTGAGGATGGCGCGCGTCAGCCGGTTGCCGTTGAGCGCCAGCGTCTCCAGGCGGGGCAGGGCGGTCAGcgtgggcagcagcagcaggaaggcGTCGTCCGTCAGCTCCGTGAAGCCCAGCTCCAGGCTGCAGAGGCGGGAGGCGTGGCGCTGGAGGTGGGCACACAGGCGCTCCATGTCGCGCACGCCCAGCGGGATGCCCGACAGGTCCAGGGCACCGCTGGTCGGGGTGACGGACAGAACAGACTTCAGGCTGgggaaaagaaaatgagaaaatgagaagagAAATAATTGAGATACATTAAATAATAAAGaggaggttcaaatcccatcccaGTACCAAtagcttcatccatggctgaagtgcccttgagcaaggcacctaaccgcaaattgctccagggactgtaaccaatacctgtaCCTAagtacctgtaagtcgctttgggtacaaagcgtcagctaagtgtaatgtaatgtaatgtaatacttgtTACAGTGAATAAAACACTATATTCTATAGTATTCTATTCAAAAATCACATCTAAAAATACAGAATCAGAATACAGTCCTTACATATGGCACTCTGCGTCTGCGGGCTAAAAGTAAATCTAGCGTGGAGATTTGACTTGGCAGTAAATTCCCACAGAAAGGCTGCACTGCATTTAATGCCATAAAAAGCTAAGATTGGCTCCGACCTGAATGCGGTCCAGGTGCAAATGGAAAAGTAAAACAATGCAGGGCAGAATAAGCCAAATGTTGGAGTATTCGTATTGAATGCTGCACCCCCATCCCCTTACTTTCCAAAGAAAAAATGGAAAGCAGTAGggcagaaagaaagcaagaagtcATTTGACACACACATTTCTTAACATTTCAAAGTTAAATCGAACATCTACTACTAATAACATTTAAAACCAGTGTACTCAATGAGATTGTTTCTTAATGATGTCGCGAAAGTAGGccaaacaacaacacaagtacACTGTCATTACAGACTGTTGTTCATAAACAGTTGATAGCCTAAATACTTCagtttgaaagaaaaagaaaagggctTCAGCAGTccagttgtaggcctatttggagcCCATATTTAAACAATCAGCGGTGGTCATGTGAGTATgatctcacccctctctctctctctccctctttgccttcACCCTGCTCGTCCTCCACCCTTTCCCCATGATCCAttccaggggttctcaaactttattttttggtTTGGAGAGTCCTAATGAAACAAGTTTTTCCAAGAATCGCCTTTTTTCCAAGACTCGCATCTGCTATACAGTACGTCTAGGGTTTTCACAGCTTGACATACAGTAATTTGTCAGCAGTCCCTGTTAGCCAATGGTATGAGAGGGGGATAACATGCAGAGTAAGATTGGATTGCTGTTGCTAAATATCACAGACCTGCTTCAAAAtatctgggttttttttgcttctattattcttcagtttttttttctttttcttttttactatGTTGAGATGTTTTGGGTTCTTTTtaagtattttggggggcttttcaagcctttattataAGAGGATAGTGAAGGACAgataggaagcgagttgggacagagagacggggtagggctggcaaaggaccggggccaggaatcgaatccgggtcggccgcatagtagacgagtgccccaccgttaggccgcGGCAGGGCCTGTTGTGATgattttatactgtatgtgacatggacccccctgggtctgaaataaagaaccaaactgaactgaactgacacCTGCTGTGCTGCAGTAGTAACAttgtgatttttttatttaaaaattgtAAAAATCTCCACCCACAACACCTCCCACCCCGGCCGCCGCCAatgcacacaccccacccccctccccttggTCCCTGAACTCCACTTCGAGAACCACTGATCAAACACAAACAGCATATTTAGTAGAAAAGCCGCACtatcgggtgtaattcttgtattttattctagtgggttagcatgacagacagacgaaaCGTCAAGACGAAATACAAGAATTACTcctgagagtgcggcttttcgactaaatatgaactttgctgtttggtCATACCCGAAGACCTTGAaaaaaacagttgggagttgaccGCACTGAAAAAAGACTCAAAAAAGACTTTTTTCCTGAAAAAAGACTCAAACACAAACAGGCCCAGCAGCCCAGTGGAAATGAATAAAACAGAGCACAGGACAGGATATCGATGGCGGCCACACTCTCCCATTGGCTTAGACTCAAAATCCCACGTCCTTCAAGCCTCCGATGAGATCCCCAGTGCATTGACTTAGGCCTCCCGGACCTCTTCCTATGACCCCTCATAGGACCCTTCCAGTCACCCATTAGGCTGCATTTGAATGGACTGGGAGGGCCTCAGATGCCGGAAAGGGGGGatggatgcagtggtgcatttgcatccccactttggggctccctaaatgaggcatCCTCAACGTTTACTCTAGActaatgagtggagtgcagcagcagtattattgttaagaaataaagaatggggggtgctgtggcgcagtgcgctaagccccccacatttgggcttgcatgcccacccacggggaccctggttcgaatccggccgcggtcatttcccaatcctcccctgtctctctgtcctattCCCTTCCTGTCACCAACTTCGACTgtcctatatatatataaagaaataaagaatgaagaaaaaaactgcATCACCACTTTTAAACTCATTCTGGCGCCCTTGGGGTGGATTACATTAAACATTGACATACTGTAAGCCTATATAGAGGCATTGTGGAGAGGCAGTCTCCCTTCCGTCTGCTTTTCACCAATGCCCTCAACAGTATCCATCCTCGCCACATTACAAACAGACAAACCTTTCCTCCCGAGTATAGCGAGTACATGTTCAGTTTGCCCACgacgtgcacatttattttcctacaaataaatagccattttttttaaataatttcgACTCCTGATGCTGTATTTCGCCGCCCGCCCCTCAAACTCAACTGTGATGGTGTATCTGTGCAGTGAGAGGCATCTGCTTGCTCACATCCCCCTCACTAAGTACAGGCGTCTATGTATAGTATGACTATGGGCTATGTATCCACTACTTCACTGACAGCCCAAATATAGCACTAAACATTTAAGTGCTACACATAATCCATTGACCATCGTGGTCTCAacagagcagagacagacagactaaggatatggattgctggacccatgtcctgtggtctgatgacaccaggGTAAACATTTGTTTTAGATGCTGTCAGGCATTTGTGGTGGGAACCAAGTACAGTATGTGGTAAGACAAGCAGGGCCGATGCCaaagttttggaggccctaagcataagtGGTCAGAAGGCCCCCCTCAATGTACGGTAGTCAATCTCAATGTAGGGGCCCTGAATTTTGGGGGagaagtggttgaggccctaagcgctgtGCTTATTCTGTTTATGCCTAGCGGCGACCCTGAAGACAAGTGTCCCATGCTTACAGTCAACTATTAAATATTATTAAAGACTGACTTTGCGCTGCATGAAAGCAACCAACATTaagaagctgaatttcaccaaaagaaacacgCTTTCTTTTTAACTTCTCTTTTCAATTATAAGCTCAACAGGTGTTGTATTAAATATTCTACTTGAATATGGATATACACACGCATTTGGGAAATATTGAATTTTATTGAAAATGGTTGTACTCATTAAAGATGCGCATTGTACAGATCTGATTGATTTTATATGCCGATTGTTTTTTAATCAAATAAGCATCCTGTCTACAGTGGGACACTGGGCACTCGAACTAAAGGCTGTCAGTTTTGTCTTTTCACCATAACCTGATTGTttagctcagtgtttcccaaccaggggtacgtgtaccactaggggtacgtgagcacacctcaaggggtacgcagaaaaatgtaataataacaaatatattgagtgtagtcacattgggatggaGGAACAGAGactgaatgagggcgagggggtactcatcatgtgaaaaagtttctacgggggtacacaggacaaaaaaggttgggaagcactagTTTAGCTGACTGATGCCTGATCTTTGAGAGCTTGCTGCTGTGCACTTTGGGAATAATCGGCTGCTGTTTGGAGTCACATTTCAGCCCCCCTACCCGCCCCTCCCTTGTGTTGTTTAACAGGAGAGTGTTTCTGGAAAGGGAAGCTTTGTTTTTATCAGACATCAGAGCCTTTCTGGATGGCAGACAGCTACAGTAATTGGCACTTTGTGGTGCTTGAGTTTTTATCATTGgtttgcgcgcgtgcatgtttcACCTAAACAGCGTGCGtgcacctcctccctcccaccgtgtgtgtgcgtgtgtgtgcgtgtgtgtgtgcgtgtgtgtgtgtgtgtgtgtgtgtgtgtgtgtgtgtgtgtgtgtttgtgtctgtgtttgtgtgcatgtgcgcgcgtgtgtgtctgcatgcgtgcgtgtgtgcgtgcgtgcgtgcatgcgtgcgtgcgtgcatgcgtatgtgcgtgcaagtTGTTCAACAGGAAAGTGTTTCTGAAAAAGGATGTTAGTTTTGACAGTAAGCATTGCCTCTCTGGCTGGTTGACAGCTAATGGCTACTTTGTAGTGCTTGAGTTTgtatctttcattttcttttttcaaaattcTTCACCCAACTCAGATGACAAATGCATTGCACATCATGCGGTATCTATGGGGAGTGGCTTGGTTGTCTGATGGACTGTCAGTGTGGCTCAACCTCCGAAACACTGGGTGACTGGCTGCATTCGACTATGAAATCATTGAATCATTGTTGGCTGTCTACCCCACATCAGTGAGAAGTCACTGTCATGGCAGACTTCCCATCCTAACAACAACACCCAAGTGAAGTTGAACAGAAAGTCCTCACAAGATGTTCAGCTTACACTATCTACGTACGTAGCATATGGTGGGGGACAGGTGGCGAGGAGGAGTTGTGAGTGGGGTACAttgcaaactttttttttaggGGTGTGGTGGGACAACATATATACACAAATGTCAATGAAcctttggccaaccagttcaaagATGTGGCATCATCGCAGAGGTGGTATGCAGCCTCTTGCAACGAGCATCAACAGATATAAGCAACTGCAGGCGCACTCGACCTTGTCTGCGTCGATCAACGTTGACGAagtacgtcagcgagaacttgttgccacgatgtgggtggtattaaacactGTGCATTTCAAGTCGACCACAAATGTGCACGaaacgatgagctcgcaccagtttgatctactagcacatcacgtgtgaggtgtggggggacaggtggggagaaggagctgaagtggggtgctgtgcaaacttgtgtaggggtgtgagacaacgcacctacacacacgtgagtgaactgttggccaaccagttcagggGTGCTTCCTCTCGGAAGGGAATTTGCTTTGGTCGCTTTAGTCGCTGAccctccatagaaaaataatgacttccttCACTCAGGTAGTGTAGGTTGTGCTTGGTATACACATAGCTTTAAGGGGTTCCCCCACAATGGCAACTGAGGGTTATTCAAGGAACAACCGTGTTATTTTTGCAGCCCACTTCTGAGCTCATTATTGAATTCCAGTGAATCATCGGGCCCTTCTTCAGGAAACCGGGGTAACTAACAACACCCAGTAATGAACCAAGATCATGGATGACACACTTTAGCATGAAACCTTTGAATCTCttgtttaccccccccccccccgcccgccaTTTCCACACCACAACGTAATGCTTTCctttcacacagcacacatattTTTCACCCTTTGCTTCTTTAATTGTGGTCCAATCATTTCCATTGCTAGAACTGTGCCTTTTGCAGCTCCTTTATGGTGCACTGACTGACAAGTATTCTTTCGCTCTCCTCTCGAGATCAATTATCATTCATGCAGCAGGAGAGAGACACTACATGCAAATGCAAGTCTGttctcacacgtgtgtgtgtgtgtgtgtgtgtgtgtgtgtgtgtgtgtgtgtgtgtgtgtgtgtgtgtgtgtgtgtgtgtgtgtgtgtgtgtgtgtgtgtgtgttgtactatatcagtatgttagtgtgtCTTTtctcccaccacccccctcccccaacccccaaatCTCCCATCACCTGTCATGTTTGTCTCTGCGGTGAAGAGGATGGGTGAAGTACCTTTTCCAGGTACTGTATTATGACTACACATAATGTCTCCATGATTGCAGCATAATATCCtctgaacaaaacaaaatgaaaccgATCAGGCCTGTAGATGAATACAGCAGCTGCAGgtgtgaaagagatagagaaaaagaaaaccaTTCATTGATTCAAACACGCAGACTGCATCGATCACACAGTTGGTAACAAATCACACAGGTTGTGACCTGCCATCGGAgttcagacagagagagcatagAGACGCAGctgagaagggacagagagaagcgCAGGGGGGGACCTGATATTAAAGGACTAAACAGCAGAAGTCCTTGGTGCACGACATGCAGACACAGAGAAAGCTGTAGCAGCCAGAGAATacgggggtgcagagagagagagagagagagagagagagagagagagagagagagagagagaggcagacagagagagagagagaggcaga encodes:
- the lrrc75a gene encoding leucine-rich repeat-containing protein 75A; its protein translation is MGAKQTKGAEAGPSPHHGWKRTPTKERSDLFASFMLRSGDKLGRSGTPPPYQRRIGMIQEMMTMAKQGKHDEATEMLKTLRQDLGMESTSLDDVLYRYASFRNLVDPITHDLIISLAKYIHCPKPEGDSLGAMEKVCRQLTYHLSPHSHWRRQGLIKRKPQACLKSVLSVTPTSGALDLSGIPLGVRDMERLCAHLQRHASRLCSLELGFTELTDDAFLLLLPTLTALPRLETLALNGNRLTRAILKELTEALKDPDSFPSVTWIDLGNNVDIFSLPQPLLVSLRKRCPKQGNLPTILEFGESQASEAPERRTGLDEEDDEGDDTNRTESTGELRSEAEGEMDGETEIEEMVEELLDFDRAVQGKEDESESMWTMEEPKMRRRQSTRKEEQEQEEEEEEEEEREKANRGKQPVRAEAEDDTQSRSSNMSCSSPSHNSSAAFDLPREESGGSTAQSSDCPT